One segment of Erigeron canadensis isolate Cc75 chromosome 2, C_canadensis_v1, whole genome shotgun sequence DNA contains the following:
- the LOC122586306 gene encoding protein NODULATION SIGNALING PATHWAY 2, with translation MAMVVNQLQEFFLSDFTTTASTTTTTTSTNSTTSAEDDGCRNWADWSPVVDWDAFSVHPQENFHDLFGPEMDEETDKTVSYSEDNQNLASSDALMMEAAVDGPSDDSKGLRLVHLLMAAAEAMSNDNKSHDLAAVILVRLKDLVSSNEGTNMERLAAHFTDALLSLLESAGCSGGGGSGGFHYKQTHHLNHHHKTDVLAAFQLLQDMSPFVKFGHFTANQAIIEAITHERRVHIIDYDIMEGIQWPSLMQALISRKDGPPTPHLRITALSRPGSGRKSISTVQETGRRLTAFAASIGQPFSFHQCKLDADETFKPSSLKIVRGEAIIVNCMLHLPHFTYRSPNSVASFLSGSKTLNPKLITLVEEESPKVEGGFVGRFMDTLHRYSALYDSLEAGFPMQGRARALVERVFLGPRILGSLARVYHANGECGSWGDWLSSDSGIRPVNISFSNHCQAKLLLGLFSDGYRAEEAGSNKLILGWKSRRLLSASIWSYSDSE, from the exons ATGGCCATGGTTGTTAACCAGCTACAAGAATTTTTTCTATCAGATTTCACCACCACCGccagcaccaccaccaccactacctcCACCAATAGTACCACCTCAGCAGAAGACGATGGTTGTCGTAATTGGGCCGACTGGTCCCCTGTTGTCGACTGGGATGCATTTTCGGTTCATCCCCAAGAAAACTTTCATGACTTATTCGGACCTGAAATGGATGAAGAAACAGATAAAACCGTTTCTTACTCCGAGGATAATCAGAATCTTGCATCCTCGGATGCATTAATGATGGAAGCAGCCGTTGATGGGCCATCGGATGATAGCAAAGGGCTTAGATTGGTTCACCTTTTGATGGCTGCCGCGGAGGCTATGTCAAATGATAACAAAAGCCATGATTTGGCTGCAGTGATACTGGTTCGGCTCAAAGATTTAGTGTCCTCAAATGAGGGCACGAATATGGAAAGACTTGCTGCTCATTTCACCGATGCTTTACTAAGTTTATTAGAAAGCGCCGGGTGCAGTGGAGGTGGTGGTTCTGGTGGATTTCATTACAAACAAACCCACCATCTGAACCATCACCACAAGACAGATGTCTTGGCAGCTTTCCAGCTGTTACAAGACATGTCACCATTTGTAAAGTTCGGTCATTTCACCGCCAACCAAGCTATCATTGAAGCAATCACCCATGAACGACGAGTTCATATAATTGATTACGATATCATGGAAG GTATCCAATGGCCGTCACTAATGCAAGCATTAATCTCCCGTAAAGATGGACCGCCCACTCCCCACCTACGTATTACCGCCCTTTCACGGCCAGGGAGTGGCCGGAAATCCATCTCCACTGTCCAAGAAACAGGTCGTCGTTTAACTGCTTTTGCAGCATCAATCGGCCAACCATTTTCCTTCCACCAATGCAAGCTAGATGCCGATGAAACATTCAAGCCCTCATCGCTAAAAATTGTACGCGGAGAAGCCATCATCGTTAACTGTATGTTACATCTCCCTCATTTCACCTACAGATCACCAAATTCAGTTGCTTCATTTCTATCTGgatccaaaaccctaaaccctaaactcATAACCCTGGTCGAAGAAGAAAGTCCAAAAGTTGAAGGTGGGTTTGTGGGCCGCTTCATGGACACATTACACCGTTACTCAGCTCTCTACGACTCATTAGAAGCCGGTTTCCCAATGCAAGGCCGAGCAAGAGCATTGGTTGAAAGAGTGTTTCTTGGTCCACGAATTTTGGGTTCCTTGGCTCGAGTATATCATGCAAATGGTGAATGTGGTTCATGGGGTGATTGGTTGTCATCTGATTCAGGGATTCGCCCGGTTAACATAAGCTTTTCGAATCATTGTCAAGCAAAATTATTGTTGGGATTGTTTAGCGATGGCTATAGGGCGGAGGAAGCTGGAAGTAATAAGCTTATTTTAGGATGGAAATCTCGCAGGTTGCTTTCAGCTTCAATATGGTCATACTCCGATTCGGAATAG
- the LOC122590293 gene encoding F-box protein SKP2A-like encodes MMEGKGDDELNICLENMVVFGDGDSSSIKEINNEWKDIPMELLLRIVSLLDDEQSVIIVSSVCSGWKDAISRGLSHLSLSWCKRNMNSLVLSLVPKFTNLRVLSLRQDQPQLFDNGVETVANSCHDLEDLDLSKSFRLSDSSLYALAHGCPNLIKLNISGCSAFSDTALAYLTGFCRKLRILNLCGCVKAASDKALKAIGNNCSHLQSLNLGWCENVSDDGVMSLAYGCPNLRALDLCGCVLITDESVIALADNCVHLHSLGLYYCQNITDRAMYALAQSRVKNRLQVLESVKEEGLQRLNISQCTALTPPAVQALCNSCPALHTCAERHSLIISGCLNLTSVRCACAFQPHRQLKAFSRQAY; translated from the exons ATGATGGAAGGTAAAGGTGATGATGAACTGAACATCTGTTTAGAAAATATGGTGGTGTTTGGAGATGGGGATAGTAGTAGCATTAAGGAAATCAATAATGAATGGAAGGATATACCAATGGAGCTATTGTTGAGAATTGTATCATTGTTAGATGATGAGCAGAGTGTTATAATTGTTTCTTCTGTTTGTAGTGGATGGAAAGATGCTATTTCCAGGGGTCTTTCCCATCTTTCACTTTCTTG GTGCAAACGCAATATGAATAGCTTGGTGCTTTCTCTTGTACCCAAGTTTACAAATTTGAGGGTGTTGAGCCTTCGGCAGGATCAACCGCAACTTTTTGATAATGGTGTCGAAACTGTTGCAAATAGTTGCCATGATTTGGAGGATCTTGATTTGAGCAAGAGCTTTAGACTTAGCGATTCGTCTCTTTATGCGTTAGCTCATGGCTGTCCAAATCTTATCAAACTCAATATTAGTGGATGCTCTGCCTTCAGTGACACTGCTCTAGCTTATCTCACTGGTTTTTGCAGAAAGTTGAGAATTCTTAACCTTTGTGGATGTGTAAAAGCTGCATCTGACAAGGCGTTAAAG GCTATTGGGAATAATTGTAGTCATCTACAGTCGCTTAATCTTGGATGGTGTGAAAATGTTAGTGACGATGGAGTAATGAGTTTAGCGTACGGGTGCCCCAATCTACGTGCTCTTGACTTGTGTGGTTGTGTGCTTATAACAG ATGAAAGTGTGATAGCTCTGGCAGACAACTGTGTTCATCTACATTCTCTTGGTTTATACTACTGCCAAAATATAACCGACAGAGCCATGTATGCTTTGGCTCAAAGCAGAGTAAAAAACCGACTCCAAGTATTGGAGTCAGTCAAGGAAGAAGGGCTCCAAAGGCTTAATATCAGCCAGTGCACAGCTCTAACCCCACCTGCTGTTCAAGCACTTTGCAATTCTTGCCCTGCTCTACACACGTGCGCAGAAAGACATTCACTAATCATAAGTGGCTGCTTGAATCTAACCTCCGTACGTTGTGCTTGTGCATTTCAACCACACCGGCAACTCAAAGCGTTTTCTCGTCAAGCTTATTAA